The Jeotgalibacillus haloalkalitolerans DNA segment ACTCAGGTTCTGATTGACACATTAATCATCTGTTCAATCACAGGTGTAACAATTGTTATGGCTGGTCTTTATGAAGGCGGAGATCTTCAGGGTGGTGCATTGACTTCAGCATCATTTGAGTATTTCCTTGGTCCTGTTGGTCCAATCCTTGTAACAATAGGATTAATTTTCTTTGCTTCTTCTACAATTATCGGCTGGTCGTATTATGGAGAGAAGTGCTTCCAGTACCTTGTAGGAACAAAGAAATTCAACATTTATTATCGTCTGCTGTTTGTAATTGCAGTAATGGTCGGTTCTGTTGCAGCACTTGATGTTGTGTGGGCCTTCTCTGATGTGATGAACGGCTTAATGGCCTTCCCTAACTTAATTGGTCTTCTTGGTCTGTCAGGCGTAGTTGCTTATGAGACGAAGCGGATCCGCGAGAAGATTAAGGAAGAAAAAGCTGCAGACAAAGCCGCTTAATGCTTATTGACAGATCCTTTGAAGCATGGAAAGATTGTATTTAGCAAAGAAAGGACTGATCAATTTGGATTTAACAGTACAGAGCACTGAGAATGCTGAATATATGGTTGAAAAGATTAAAGACCGTTTGCGTATTGTAAACGCAGGAGCGCTGAAGGTATCTGCTTTTGATGAAGAGCAGTATGAAGAACTTCACTCTCTCTATACAATGGTGATGAAAAGAGACTCATTCAGTCCAAGTGAAATGCAGGCAATTGCTGAAGAGCTCGGCAGTCTGCGTAAAGCTTAGGAAATACGGATGAACTGGAAAGAGGCTGGGACATAAAAATGTCTCAGCCTCTTAATCGTTTCGCTGCGCTTCAGGCGGACGCTTTCCGGACGGTGGTTGCTGAGCCTCCTCACCTTCGGTTCCGGGGTCTCAGCTTCCCACTAATCGTCCCGGAGTCGCCGCCTTACGCTCCGCTACACTAAGTTTGCAATTTAAATTTTATTCTATTAAAAAAATTATATAATTCTCTTTTTATTCATTATTTTTGAATCCAAAAAAGCTAAGATGCTTTTTCTTCCGCTTCATCCTGAACCTCTTCTGAATCGATAAGCATTTTTTCAGCCTCTGCTGCTGTTTCATGAGCTTCCCCGGCTGCTTCGACCCTGAACATGCCAATACGGTCTCTGAGGTCTCTGGCATCGTTTATAAGCCCTCTGGATGACTCATATACATTCTCCATCGTTGAGCTCGATTCCTCTGCACTCGCACTTGTCTGCTCAATTCCCGCAGCAGATTCTTCAGAGACGGAAGCAATTTGTTCGATCTCCTGATGCATCTCTTCGGATGCGTTGACAATTTCGTAAAGTGAAGCGGCAATGACTTTCATTTGTTCTGAAACTGCATTGATCTGTACATCGATGTCAGTGAATGAATTTGAGGTTACTTCCATCTGACTCACTCCTTCACTCACCATTCCGTATCCTTCCTGAAGCACAGCAACTGTTTCTTTTGATTCTTTCTGAATTGAACCAATGATGCCGGTAATATCAGCGATTGATGCAGACACCTGCACAGCAAGCTTTCTCACTTCATCTGCAACAACTGCAAATCCTTTTCCATGCTCTCCTGCCCTTGCTGCTTCAATCGCTGCGTTTAATGAAAGCAGGTTTGTCTGATCAGCAATCTCCTGAATGACCTGGACAAGTTTTGAAATATTCTGTGCCTGATGATCCAGACCGTTAACGCGTTCCATTGCCTGTTTGAAGCTTGTATTGATCTGATTGACAGTTTGAATTGTTTTATTCATTTTCACATTGCCATCACGGGATAGCAGCAGCATATGATCTGCTTTTTCCTGAGCGGATGTTCCCTGATCAGCAGAGCTTTTGATCACGGTGATAAATCCATTCATTTTTTCACTTAAAGAAGATGAGGATTCTGCCTGGGCACCTGCTCCATCGGCAAGCTCATTCATCGTTACTGCGATCTGACGGCTACCTTCCTTTACTTCTTCAGCACTTTCTGACAACTGATTTCCCTTCTCCAGTACTGAAGCAGAAATACCGGCTACGCCTCCTACCAGCTCTCTCAGCTGTTCATTCATTTCATTTACTGCATGAACAAGCTGTCCAACCTCATCTTTACTTTTTGTCTTTAAAGCCTCAGATGGCAGACTGCCACAGGAAATCGCTTTCATTCTTTTCGTTACCATCGCAATTGGTTTTGTAATGTGACCTGCTATAATCATACTGATTAAAATCGCAAGGATGATGACAACGCCACTGATCGTCAGTACAGTCAGAATCGTCTGTTCACCATTATTGATGATTGTCCCGCCTGCTTCATCCACTTCAGCCTCTCTGGCAGTGGAAATTTGTTCAAGGCTGTCCATGATGCCTCTTGCAGTCGGTTCATAGTTCGATCTGAATAATACTCTCGACTCCTCTTCCCTGCCATTATCATACATAGAAAAGACTCTCTCATTTACGCCTTCCTGCCAGACTCTTGTAATCGTAAGAACTGATTTCATTTCTTTACTTACATCATAATTCTGCAGCGTCTCTGCAAATTCATCATTCTGAACTGATAATTCATCAAACTTTTCTCTGTAATCAGGTTCCCCATATAAGAGATATCCACGTGTTAAAGCAATCTGCTGAGACACGTTAAATCTCATTTCCTGATCGATTGATAACAGGACAAGCTCTTCTTCAAGAAGATTTTGTGTCTCCTGATTAATGTTTGTAATTGAATAGATATTAAAAGCTGCCAATCCCCCAATAAAAACAATTAATACAAAAAACCCCGATAACAGCTTCCATTTTAATTTCTTCATCCATGCTCCCCCTACTAACCTGATCTGATAGAACTAATATCATTTTATATGTATATCGACCTAATGATTGAGTTTTTGAGTGCGCTTTCAAATTTTTTATCATGATACTTTGTAAAATTAGCTGATGATTTTCGCTCAAGGGGGCCGCTTCATTCACCAGATGCGCAAAAACAATAATGGACTTTATAAAACGTAAAATAAAAACAGGTCCTGAGATCAGGACCTGTTTCAAATTCTTTTATAATAGTTTCAATGATTCTCTGATAAATGCAGGAATATCATCAGGGTCACGACTGGTGACAAGCTGATTGCCGCATACGACAACCTCTTCATCGTGATACTCTGCTCCTGCATATTCCATATCAACCTTAATGGATTTGAAACCGGTCGCTTTTCGGCCTTCAAGCGTTTTTGCTGTGATGAGCAGCTGAGGACCGTGACAAATTGTCAGTACAGGCTTACCGCTGTCCATAAATTCTTTCGCAAACTCGACAAAGCGGTCATCACCTCTCAGCAGATCCGGAGAAAATCCTCCCGGAATAAAGAGTGCATCATAGTCACCCGGGCTGACATCATCAATTGACTTGTCAATCGTTACAGTTGCATCTCCCTGTTTTCCTTTGACGGTATTTCCCGATTCTTTTTCAATTGTATCGACTTCATGTCCTTCTTTTTTAAATGCTTCTGCCGGATCAGTATATTCCACGTCTTCAAATTGATCAGTTAATAAAGTTGCAATCTTTGCCATTCATAACATCTCCTTTTAAATGTGTACATCATGTATATTCCACATTTTTACTTTTTTAAACCTGTTCTTTTTTTACCCATTTAACGAAAAACCAGCCGCCCTCCCGTATAATCGGAAAAGGTGTTTGCTGTTCAAATCCGCACGCCTCAGCAATTTCTTTCAATTCCTGCTCTGACGGGATTGGATAGAGATTGTCAAATGTCATGAAAAAGCTGTTGAAGGCGCTTGAGAACTGTTTTCCATGCTTCGCTTTTTGAAGAGGTGAAATAATGGTGATGATCCCATCTTTTTCAGTTATCTTTTCAATCTGATTAAAAAACGACTGACGTTCCTCAGGATTGATATAGTGAAGCAGATTGTTAATCATCACATGATCAAAGGACTGTTCAGGCTGATATTCATGAATGTCAGCCTGAACAATCTCTATCTGCTCATAATCTTCTGTTGATTTTTTTGCAGACTCGGAAACTTCTTTATTGATTTCAATTCCTGTAAGCTGAAGATCCGGATGTTTTTTCGCAAGCTTTAATAAATAACCGCCTTCTCCGCAGCCGATATCAATAATCGAGTTGACCTGATGCTTTTTCACATTCTGATTGATTAATCTGAATGCTAGCATTTCGAGCAAAGTAGACGTCTTGGCAACGGTTGACCCGTGCTTTTCATTATCAAAATGCTGTCTTTTCTTTTCTTTCATCAGTTCCGGGTAGTGAAGAAGTGAAGGGATATGGAGTTCCATCATTTCCTTGAGTAAATCACCGGAAGAGGGGCTGTCCTTTTTAGTTCCGGGCAGCTTCCATGCCCGCGCAATCTTCACACGGTCTTTATCATCTTTTTTCAGATGCTTCAGCGCAATGCCTACTTCAACCCATTGTTCCAGCAGTTCTTCTTCAAGGTTGTAAGCATCCGCTACATCCTCCACTCTGACAGGCCTCTTAAAGGCTTCGAACAGATCAAGTTCATATCCCACATACGCATGCCAGCTATATAAAAAAGGTACATTCGTTTTCATCCACGTTCTGGCTTTCCACATATTATTCAGATCTTTGATCATGTAAACCCCTCCTCTTCACTCTGACAATCACGTTTTAAGTATTTACATTCAGTCTTATTCTAATGTGTATCCTTAATTCATCATTTAGAAACTATGTTCGATAAAAAAAAGCACATTCGCAGTAAAAAACGAATGTGCTGATCGTTATTTTTTATTCTTTCCAATATCTTTTAAGTAATATTTGTCAGACGTAAAAAATTCCGTCTTCAGTTCTTTTACTTTATTGCTGAGCATCAATATGGCAAAGATATTCGGCAAAAGAATCATGGCAAGCATAATATCAAGGAAATTCCAGATCATCTCTGCTGCCCCGACTGCACCAAGAACTATGGCGATAATATATACAACCTGTATGGCATAGGAAGCTTTCAGGCCAAATAAGAATTCAGCCTGCTTCGCACCATAGAAAATGACTACGAGAATCGTTGAAAATACGAAAAACACTAATGATACGGTTACAAGAATACTTCCGAACTCTCCAAAATATTCAGCAAATGCGATGGTTGTAAGTGCACTGCTGTTATCCATTGCACCTTCATTCGTCCAGACACCTGAAGATAAAACAACAAATGCTGTAGCGGTACAAATAATCAGTGTATCAACTACAATCCCTGACACTGCCCAGAATGCCTGTCTGACAGGGTGGTCAGTTGTCGCAGCTGCGTGTGCCATCGGAGCAGTTCCAAGTCCCGCCTCGTTCGAATAAAGTCCTCTGGCAAATCCCCAGCGGATTACATCAACGAGCGCTGCACCAGCAAATCCGCCGATCACAGGAGCAGGTGAAAATGCATTCGAAAAGATCAGCGTGAAAAATTCAGGCAGTGCACCCAGGTTCATAAATAAAATGACAAGTGCGCCTCCAATATAGATCAGTGCCATAAACGGAACCACTACCTGTGTAACCTGACCGATTCTTTTAATACCGCCGAATACAATAATTCCAATCAGAACGGCAATCGCAATACCTGTCCAGAGCACCGGAACACCAAACGACTCATTCACAGTATTTGCCACAGAATTCCCCTGCACCATCACACTTGGAATCAGTTCAAGCATCAGCGCAAAAGAAAACCAGATACCGAGCCACTTCATGCCAAGACCCTTTGTCATATAATACATCGGTCCCCCGACAAACTCGCCCTTCTCATTTTTTTCGCGGTAATGAACGGCCAGTGCACTTTCAGAGAACTTCAGTGACATACCTACGAGTGCGATCACCCACATCCAGAAGACGGCTCCGGGTCCACCGAACATAATCGCTGCCGGCACCCCGACTATATTTGCAGCACCGATTGTTGAAGAAAGCGCTGATGTAAGTGCCTGGAACGGTGTAACGGTCCCCTTCCCTTTTGGTTTTTTTGTAACACTGCCAAATGTCTGTTTAAATATGTAAAGCGGGTGTCTGAATTGAAAAAAGCCGAGTTTAAAAGTCATAAAAAGTCCGGAAAATAATAAAACGGCTATTAATGGAATTCCCCACAGCCATTCAGAAAAGACTGTAACAGCATTAATAAATCCCTCCAATAGAATCTCCTCCTAAAAATAGTATATTTCGGAAACTCTTTTCTTCTTTCCCTGACCCATACAATTTAAACTGAACGGCCAAAAAATAATGCAATACTCCCCCACGGTTTAGCTAAAATAAAAAAACTGCCGCACACTGCGACAGTTAAGGTGAATTAGTCATCGTACCATTACTTGTAACACGCGGCAGAATTAATACTTCCACACGGCGGTTCTGCGCACGCCCTTCTTCTGTTTCATTTGAAGCGATCGGCTGAAACTCTCCGAACCCTTTTGCTGAAAACCAGCGTGGATCCAGGTTCGGATTTTCAATGACGAGCTTCATAAAGTTGACTGCACGCATCACGCTCAGCTCCCAGTTGGAAGAAAATGCAGCTGTGCTGATCGGAACATTATCAGTATGTCCCGTGATAATGACATTGCGGGGCGGGTCAAATTCGAGTAAACCTGCCACGTCCTCAGCAATATTCTGATACTCCGCTCTGACATCTGCTGAACCGGAAGCAAAAAGCACATTATCCCTGATCGTAAGCAGCAGTCCCTCATCAGTCAGCTCTGTTTCAAAAAGCTCACCCAGACTGTTTGCAGCGATATACTCATTAATCTGCTCCTGGATCTCCTGAAGTTCCTCAAGGTCAGCAGCTGCAGCAGTTTCCCGCTCTGACTGCTCTGCTAAAAGCTCCTGCATCTGCTGCTCTTCTTCAGTCATTTCTTCAGTCATTTCTTCAGTCAGCTCTTCAGGATCTGCTCCTTCAGCATTGTCAATGTCATCTTCAGTATCATCCGTTTCCACCAGGCTTGCGTAATCGAGCACATTTTCGCCTCCCGCAAATATCTCATTGAAAACCTGAGACATCTGATTAAACTTCACCTGGTCCACGTTACTGCTCGCAAACATGACAATAAAAAGGGCCAACAGTAAAGTCAGAATATCAGCATAAGGAATCAGCCAGCTCTCATCCATATGCTCATCATGCTTTCTCTTTTTACGCTTCTTCATCTGTTTTAACACCGCCTTCAGCCATCAGCTGCTCACGCTCTTTGGCAGGCAGATAAGAGGCAAGCTTTTGTTCAATCACTCTTGGCGCCTCACCTTCAAGAACAGATAAAATCCCTTCAATCATCATCGATTTAACCATTACTTCTTTTGTTGACTTACGCTTAAGCTTATTGGCAAATGGATGCCACAGTACGTATCCGGTAAAAATTCCGAGAAGTGTCGCGATGAATGCGGCTGCAATCGCTTCTCCAAGCGCAGCTGTATCATCCATATGGCCAAGTGCTGCAATCAGCCCTACAACCGCTCCAAGTACGCCAAGTGTCGGTGCGTATGTACCTGCCTGTGAGAAAATGGCTGCTCCTGAAAGGTGCCTGTCCTCCATTGCATCAATTTCTTCCGTTAATACATCTCTGATATAGTCTGCATTCTGACCATCAATTGCGAGACCAAGTCCATTTCTTAAGAAAGAATCTTCAATTTCAGTCGTTTTAGATTCGAGTGCGAGCAGTCCTTCTTTACGTGCAAGCTCAGCCCATTCTCCAAACATCCGGATCACATCGCGTACTTCTGTCCCTTTTGTTTCTTTAAAAAGAATGCCGAATAATTTTGGTACCCTTTTCAGTTCTGACATAGGAAACGCAATCATGACAGCAGCGATGGTTCCTACAATAATAATTAAAAAAGCCGGACCATTTAATAAAGCGCTGGCCGGAACACCTTTTAAAATCATACCGGCACCAACTGCAATCAGTCCTAAAATAACACCAATCAATGAGGATCGATCCAATACATTCACCCACAATCACTAGATTTCTATCTCTACATTTTGTATATCGGTTAAAAAACGGATGACTTTAGACCTTTCTGCTCATACATGCAATGTTCATTATTTTTTGATTTTTATCAATCCACTGGTAAAATGTTTAGTGGAACTAAACACACTGAAAAGGGGTTTTTAATATGAGTCATACAGAAATGTTCGAAAAATATGCTGACCTGGCTGTAAAAGTCGGCGTCAATATTCAAAAAGATCAGCTGCTATACATAGGTGCATCTATTGATAATGCACCGTTCGTCAGACTTGTTACCAAAAAAGCCTATGAAGCCGGCGCCCGTCAGGTATTCGTTGACTGGTCAGATGATGAAGTGTCAAAAATGCGTTATGAAATGGCGCCATCTGATTCATTCAGTGAATTTCCTGAGTGGAAAAAGCTTGAGCGCGAAGCATTAGCCGATAAAGGTGCTGCGTTTATGAATATTGTCTCAGCAAGTCCGGATCTCATGAAAGGTGTAGATCCTCAGCGCATCTCCGACTTTCAGCGTGCTGCAGGGCAGGCGCTTGAGAAATACCGCCAGTACATTCAGTCAGATAAAGTGAGCTGGACTGTTATTGCTGCGCCATCTGCAGGATGGGCGAAGAAAGTATTCCCTGATGCTGATGAAAATGAAGCAATCGAAAAGCTTTGGGATGCCATTTTTAAAGCTGTGAGAGTTGACCAGGCAGACCCTGTTGACGCATGGAAAAAACATGATGAAACACTGCATGAAAAAGCCGATTACTTAAATAATAAGAAATATAAAAAGCTGCATTACACAGCACCTGGTACTGACCTGACAATTGAACTTCCTGAAGGTCATATCTGGGCTGGCGCGGGAAGCGTAAATGAAAAAGGACATACCTTTATGGCAAACATGCCTACTGAAGAAGTGTTTACCGTCCCTCACAAAGATGGTGTGTCAGGATATGTCTCCAACACAAAACCTTTGAGCTATGGCGGGAACATCATCGACGGCTTCAAAATTACTTTTGAAAATGGCCGTATTACAGATGTTCAAGCTGAAGAAGGAGAAGACATTCTGAAGAAACTGATCGAAACAGATGAAGGCTCTCACCGTCTTGGAGAAGTCGCACTTGTTCCGCATCAGTCACCGATTTCACAGTCGAATGTCCTTTTCTTTAATACATTATTTGATGAAAATGCTTCAAACCACCTGGCAATCGGCAGTGCGTATGCATTTTGTGTGGAAGGCGGAAAGACAGCTTCCCAGGAGGAGCTTGCTGAAAAAGGATTAAACTCAAGTATTACACACGTTGATTTTATGATCGGCTCAGACAAAATGGATATTGATGGTATTTCAGAAGATGGCACTTCAGAACCTGTGTTCAGAAATGGAGACTGGGCGTTTTAAGTTCTCCTAAAAATCATTTCCTAATCACCTGTAATCCTATATAATGAGTTTGATACAATTATTTGTACGGTGAAAGGGGGAGCCAGCTGATGCTATACATGACTTCAATCTTGCTTGGATTCAGTGCTCTGATCGGTTTAGTGGGTGGAGCGTTAATGTACTTTTTACGTATTCCTTTAAATACAAAAGATGCAG contains these protein-coding regions:
- a CDS encoding DUF1128 domain-containing protein, which codes for MDLTVQSTENAEYMVEKIKDRLRIVNAGALKVSAFDEEQYEELHSLYTMVMKRDSFSPSEMQAIAEELGSLRKA
- a CDS encoding methyl-accepting chemotaxis protein, which gives rise to MKKLKWKLLSGFFVLIVFIGGLAAFNIYSITNINQETQNLLEEELVLLSIDQEMRFNVSQQIALTRGYLLYGEPDYREKFDELSVQNDEFAETLQNYDVSKEMKSVLTITRVWQEGVNERVFSMYDNGREEESRVLFRSNYEPTARGIMDSLEQISTAREAEVDEAGGTIINNGEQTILTVLTISGVVIILAILISMIIAGHITKPIAMVTKRMKAISCGSLPSEALKTKSKDEVGQLVHAVNEMNEQLRELVGGVAGISASVLEKGNQLSESAEEVKEGSRQIAVTMNELADGAGAQAESSSSLSEKMNGFITVIKSSADQGTSAQEKADHMLLLSRDGNVKMNKTIQTVNQINTSFKQAMERVNGLDHQAQNISKLVQVIQEIADQTNLLSLNAAIEAARAGEHGKGFAVVADEVRKLAVQVSASIADITGIIGSIQKESKETVAVLQEGYGMVSEGVSQMEVTSNSFTDIDVQINAVSEQMKVIAASLYEIVNASEEMHQEIEQIASVSEESAAGIEQTSASAEESSSTMENVYESSRGLINDARDLRDRIGMFRVEAAGEAHETAAEAEKMLIDSEEVQDEAEEKAS
- a CDS encoding type 1 glutamine amidotransferase domain-containing protein; amino-acid sequence: MAKIATLLTDQFEDVEYTDPAEAFKKEGHEVDTIEKESGNTVKGKQGDATVTIDKSIDDVSPGDYDALFIPGGFSPDLLRGDDRFVEFAKEFMDSGKPVLTICHGPQLLITAKTLEGRKATGFKSIKVDMEYAGAEYHDEEVVVCGNQLVTSRDPDDIPAFIRESLKLL
- a CDS encoding class I SAM-dependent methyltransferase — its product is MIKDLNNMWKARTWMKTNVPFLYSWHAYVGYELDLFEAFKRPVRVEDVADAYNLEEELLEQWVEVGIALKHLKKDDKDRVKIARAWKLPGTKKDSPSSGDLLKEMMELHIPSLLHYPELMKEKKRQHFDNEKHGSTVAKTSTLLEMLAFRLINQNVKKHQVNSIIDIGCGEGGYLLKLAKKHPDLQLTGIEINKEVSESAKKSTEDYEQIEIVQADIHEYQPEQSFDHVMINNLLHYINPEERQSFFNQIEKITEKDGIITIISPLQKAKHGKQFSSAFNSFFMTFDNLYPIPSEQELKEIAEACGFEQQTPFPIIREGGWFFVKWVKKEQV
- a CDS encoding alanine/glycine:cation symporter family protein, whose protein sequence is MEGFINAVTVFSEWLWGIPLIAVLLFSGLFMTFKLGFFQFRHPLYIFKQTFGSVTKKPKGKGTVTPFQALTSALSSTIGAANIVGVPAAIMFGGPGAVFWMWVIALVGMSLKFSESALAVHYREKNEKGEFVGGPMYYMTKGLGMKWLGIWFSFALMLELIPSVMVQGNSVANTVNESFGVPVLWTGIAIAVLIGIIVFGGIKRIGQVTQVVVPFMALIYIGGALVILFMNLGALPEFFTLIFSNAFSPAPVIGGFAGAALVDVIRWGFARGLYSNEAGLGTAPMAHAAATTDHPVRQAFWAVSGIVVDTLIICTATAFVVLSSGVWTNEGAMDNSSALTTIAFAEYFGEFGSILVTVSLVFFVFSTILVVIFYGAKQAEFLFGLKASYAIQVVYIIAIVLGAVGAAEMIWNFLDIMLAMILLPNIFAILMLSNKVKELKTEFFTSDKYYLKDIGKNKK
- a CDS encoding flagellar motor protein MotB translates to MKKRKKRKHDEHMDESWLIPYADILTLLLALFIVMFASSNVDQVKFNQMSQVFNEIFAGGENVLDYASLVETDDTEDDIDNAEGADPEELTEEMTEEMTEEEQQMQELLAEQSERETAAAADLEELQEIQEQINEYIAANSLGELFETELTDEGLLLTIRDNVLFASGSADVRAEYQNIAEDVAGLLEFDPPRNVIITGHTDNVPISTAAFSSNWELSVMRAVNFMKLVIENPNLDPRWFSAKGFGEFQPIASNETEEGRAQNRRVEVLILPRVTSNGTMTNSP
- the motA gene encoding flagellar motor stator protein MotA, whose product is MDRSSLIGVILGLIAVGAGMILKGVPASALLNGPAFLIIIVGTIAAVMIAFPMSELKRVPKLFGILFKETKGTEVRDVIRMFGEWAELARKEGLLALESKTTEIEDSFLRNGLGLAIDGQNADYIRDVLTEEIDAMEDRHLSGAAIFSQAGTYAPTLGVLGAVVGLIAALGHMDDTAALGEAIAAAFIATLLGIFTGYVLWHPFANKLKRKSTKEVMVKSMMIEGILSVLEGEAPRVIEQKLASYLPAKEREQLMAEGGVKTDEEA
- a CDS encoding aminopeptidase translates to MSHTEMFEKYADLAVKVGVNIQKDQLLYIGASIDNAPFVRLVTKKAYEAGARQVFVDWSDDEVSKMRYEMAPSDSFSEFPEWKKLEREALADKGAAFMNIVSASPDLMKGVDPQRISDFQRAAGQALEKYRQYIQSDKVSWTVIAAPSAGWAKKVFPDADENEAIEKLWDAIFKAVRVDQADPVDAWKKHDETLHEKADYLNNKKYKKLHYTAPGTDLTIELPEGHIWAGAGSVNEKGHTFMANMPTEEVFTVPHKDGVSGYVSNTKPLSYGGNIIDGFKITFENGRITDVQAEEGEDILKKLIETDEGSHRLGEVALVPHQSPISQSNVLFFNTLFDENASNHLAIGSAYAFCVEGGKTASQEELAEKGLNSSITHVDFMIGSDKMDIDGISEDGTSEPVFRNGDWAF